The nucleotide sequence agtgaataaaaacgtcagttttgtaaaatcttcgtTCATCGAAAATCAATCTAAAAAAATGTGTTTAACTTAAAGACACGTAAGCATGTAACGAGGAAGTAGAGCAATAagagtaaagaagggcagtttgcagtttaaagtaaattgttcaaaagaaatgcaaactagatttttatagtggttcgtcatcgtgacctacatccactccaccgattcctctttggtcgaggccaccggcatccactatcggtattctttcaataggtgaaaaccaatcactttttacaactctttctccatttactaggtttaggagataacccatatacccccacttactcctctctcaaattatACTAACACTTACATCTTTTAAGAGGAgtccacacaagattacaatagcgtttcttttctttttcactcttaatacttgtgtatgttaaccagggatgagaggagtatttataggcttcaagtggattcaaacttggagcctaaaaatatctcatccctagtttctCGTGTCCTAGCAAtagcaccgcttgtgctgggtggtaccaccgcccaatctagcagtaccactacctgacagtcacagagactatgccatgacgattttacctgtttggtcactgttttagCCTtctacttagcccaacacaacccaaacatgggtcactgaatgggcctttctcttgacccAAAACAGCCCTATTTTGAGCCTAGTTGATCCTTAATTGAGctggcttaattatattctaagtcgactcaattagactctaaactggctcgatctagacataattgattacaagtgaattcttgttgtccggcatgtcattgattcatccggctcttcgtccgatccttcggtgaatTGCCCAATCAGTATGTTGTCTTCTTGTAACATCTGTTCTTCTTGGTACaatatccaatcttcttggcctgatgcccgaattcacggcccgaagccttctgtcgatacatcgatcgatcctccagtcaaacgtctgattcctcctgctttaattgatttgcctcttttgatcgaagctagtcttacgtcactcaaacgcatattagataaatactatcaattgatttcatcatcaaaatccgagattcaactaggagtgagtgcttgtaaaaggttatctcctaaacctgtgaaaaagagaagagggttgtaagaaggtagttagtcttcgcctattgaaggaagactgctagtggatgctggtagcctcgatggaagaggaatcgggagtggatataggtcacgatgatcgaaccattaaaaaaatatggtttgcatttccttcgtactatttccttatattgcaaagTGAATTCTTACATTTACTacgcttccgtacgctttcaagttaacacattttcgatatcggttttatcgaaatgaagatttttcaaaaccgacgtttttatccgctgtactaattcacccccctcttattgccgactcgatcctaacaattatcacttgctaagctttataGTGTACTTaattgctatatatatattttagattAACTAGTCACTCACACTTATGTTCGGTAATGGAATACTAGAAGATTATGGtaaagttttgataatttaacATAATATTATTGTAAAAGAGTACTTTGCTTGTAATATTATTCAAGAATCTAAgttgttataaatattaaaagacCTCTTATGTTTTTGATAGCTTAGAATATTAAATCAAAAGTTTTTAtgttaattatgattttttttatcttgtgAGTTGATAAATGATTGTTAATAATTTTTAAGTTAACTTTGGATTTTATAAAGCTATCAAGTGATATATTGAATAATTATAAACTATACAAATTTTATAGTGTGTGAAtgcaaattaaatattttttgaggtaatcaaattttttatcttgggttttaaattttgattgtgaaagagttaaaaatattattcatacccctagagagagagagagagagagaatttccAAGTGACCACTTGATCCATCTACTTTCCAAGTGATCCTTCACGCAATATAAATAGAAATGTCACATGAATTTTATCagatttttttaatatctaaatGGGAAGAAGAGATCCGATTAGATATTATCATCAACATCAAAGTCTTTACTAAGTAAGATAATTAACATCctaatttaagattttttttagagAAAATTTTGAACTTTCAATCTTTTAGTAAGTGGGACCTGCGGAACAAACTTCGATAAGTGGACCGACCTAATGCTCCACTATTTTGTGGTTAACCTTCGGCCTAATGGTTTTTTTATAGCTATGGTTCTTCATTATTGGGTTTTACGCACATATTTGGGTCCACGATTGAACGTAGACTTGACTCTGCTTATGCTGCGGTTTAGGATTTCCATTCGTAACCTTAGTTGGTATATGGCTGCTTAGAAGGTGTAGGATAATTCGCTCGAGTGTTTTCCAGTggaagttcttctttgaattgtgatGTGCGGCCACTCATGGAAGAAATTGTTCTGAGTTGCTTAAAGTTCTGATTCTCTTTTCTCCGTTGCTCGTGTTTCTACACATGTTTGACGTATCGATATGGCGTTGGCTATTTGCAGCCTAAGCAGATTCATGAGATCAAGGATTTCCTTCTCACGGCGAGAAGGAAAAGACGCCCGATCGGTGAAGATAAAGAGGAGCAGGGATGTGGTGAAGTTTAAGGTCCGCTGCGCCAAGTACCTCTACACCTTTTGCGTGTTCGACTCTGAGAAGGCAACCAAGTTGAAGCAATCTCTTTCCCCGGGTTAATTTTGCTGCCTTcatttgcttgcttgcttgcttgttaTGATTGATATTGCCATGGTCTCAAAATGTAAAGAGAGGTTTGAATCATGCTACGAACACTACATTCTTTAGGTGATCTTGCTTATTGAAGTTGTCATTGCTGATATCTTTCGTTGCTATAAAGAATAGAGCTAATAagtgttgatgttgataggaagagaggatagagatatcaaatagaggaagagtatgacGAGCTtcgatcttctatatttctctcaaaaaatatttttacaatttcagaaactctattaccCTCATGAcctaacatatggggtttatatagtccccaaagatatattatattaattgtattcaagatgaatcattctctttcaagaaaccctttcaagaaccaataaccaatttgacttatccttctatagacctttaatccattttttcttcttgatgtaataattctcccacttgatgcaatgaacatttttatgacacttgaacaagtttaattccaacattctcccctcttaaacttgttccatccagcatgccaagttttcttcgaagttgttgaaatatttcaaatttaagaggttttgtgagtatatcagccacttgttcacttgtcttgacatgatgtatctccgcttctttatttttgatatgatctcttatgaaatgaaatcttgtatcgatatgcttcgatctttcatgatagactggattcttggctaaggcaatagctgatttgttatcaacataaatcttggttgacttctcctgtggcatatgaagttcttggagtaatcttcttagccatattgcatgacaaacactagaagaagctgctatatattctgcttcacaacttgatagagcaacgattcattgcttttttgaagaccaagtgaatgtagcttcaccaaaataaaatacaaatccagttgtactcttccgattatcgtagcttccggcccaatcactatcactatatccaatgagctccaactttttagatgatgaatagaacattccatactcaattgttcctttgatatatcgcaaaattcttttagcgatatttaaatgagatgtctttggaacttctataaatctacttattaaacaaactccaaatagtatatcaggtcgagtgcatgtcaaataccttaaacatccaactagacttttataataagttggattaatatatttaccttcaccttccttgattaacttggtgccatattcaacaggtgtatctgtaggatgacaatcttccatggaaaacttctttaaaacctcctttgcataattttcttgtgagataaaaattccttcattatcttgtataacttcgataccaaggaaataagtcattaagcccaagtcggtcatctcaaactcctttttcatagaatgcttaaaatctataatcatggagctattattgcctgtaaatattaaatcatctacgtataggcatacaaacaagatatctccattagagttagattttatatagagagcatgttcatgtggacatttagaaaaattattttgaataaaataagtatcTATTCGAGAATTTCATGCTCatggggcttgtttaagcccataaagagttctctttaacttatatactttgttctcttgttcttgaataataaaaccagggggttgttgaatatatacctcttcttcaataactccattaagaaatgctgatttgacatccatttgtaaaatcttccatttcatttgagctgctagagagataagtaatcgtactatctccaatcgagcaactggcgcaaatacttcttcataatcaatctcatattgttgtttatatcccttcgcaaccaatctggccttgtatttctccacctctccttttgcatttctttttgttttgaagatccacttaacaccgatagcttggtggtcttctggaagtgtagtgagctcccatgtattatttttgttaatggcatgaatctcttcattcatagcttgtcgccatttttcatctctataagcttcttcaaaggttaatggatcatatcctgcaaaaaaataaaataaagaaagttcatcattgttagtatcaatccttcgagtcacatcatataggtcctgaatcggtcttgtccttcttataattgaacttcttgaatcatgtgacctagctgatctaggtgatgattctggcaaagccacttcggtgcttgcttgtattgtACCATCTTTTTCTGAAGCTATAGCTTTCTTATGCTACTCATCACTTTTCCAattccaaatctgttgttcatcaaactcaacatctcttgacatcacaactttatttgtgataggattgtagagtttgtaaccattGGAATTCTCTAGATAACCTAGCAAAATacatttttgacttttatcctccaattttgttctcttctcttctagtatcttggcaaatgcaacacttccaaaaatcctcaaatgatcaactcttggtttttgtaaggtccatgcttcttctggtgtaacattaccaattcgctttgtcggaaacctgttaagcaaataaactacacaagcaacagcatcaccccaaaattctttcggaatttttctttcctttaacatacatcggaccatattaaggatagtcctattttttctttctaagacaccattttgttgaggtgtgtatggcatggtgaattgatgtagaattccattatttttacaaaaactttcaaattcatttgatatatattcaccacccctatctgttcttaaacatttaatcttacaataactttgtctttcaaccaaatccttaaattctttgaatttgcttaaaacttctttcttttcttttaacatataaacccaagtttttccactatgatcatcagtgaaagtaagaaaatacctgcttcctccaagtgatactggattgatagggccacaaacatctgagtgtatcagatcaagtcgattccatgctctttttgtccttctcactttaaaaggctttctttcttgcttacccataacacatacttcacacaattttactgggcgatcaatttttggcattcctgtcaccatattatacttctctagaagtttcaaagcctcaaaatttaagtgagcatatataagatgccaaagtgtagagatatcctcaatatcagctttaaaacaatttgattgatcaaaaatacttaaatgcagaggaaacattctattctgtgccattttcacatgtgatatcagtgttttattcttatcatgaattgagagagccatatctttcatctcaatttcataacctttttcaagtaattgtcccaagcttaaaatattatttttcatatcaggaacataataaacatctgaaatgcatacttccttgccattattaagttcaaggagaattttacctttgcctcttactggtctttgagacaaatcgcCAAATGTAATGTTCCCAGAATAGCTTGTATCtatttctgaaaatagctctttgatgccacacatgtgatttgaagctcctgtatctagataccatgtcatagattgatcctctttcaaattatcataactcattaataaaacttgatttacgttcttttcttcctcaacaaaatttgtcttatcaccttgattgttaggattataataacattcataagaataatgttcataccttttgcaaacataacattatatttcagaccttttagagtttctgccacgTCCACGACCTCAGCCAtgtcctcgaccataacctcggcctctttggctagaattttctccACCACCTTCAATGTTTGGAtattcttgattggtctgatttctgcctcctcttcctctttgtcctcgtcctcttcctctttgagaattttattctcgtttattttcaagagtaagcttcgtttgtaatgcttgctctatagttttgtcttctcttctttttacaatcctttattcatgaacttgaagggaacccataagttcttctaaagatattttttccaaatctttagattcttcgatcgcaacagcaataaaatcaaattttggatctagagatctcaatattttttctattactctctgatcatttacttgttcaccatttcgtctcatttgatgaacaatagaaatgatttttgagaagtaatcagaaatggtttcagaagtaccttgttgtaatttctcaaactcggctcgtaaaacttgtagacgaagtttctttaccttatcaacaccatcgaatgctctttgaagcatttcctaagcctcctttgaagtatttgctggagcgatgatctcgaacattgtatcatcaaggccttggtagattgtgaacaaagcctttttctccttcttccttctttctttgagttgttttcttccttctgcattcattgctccttcttctgctggacttggttcagcaaatccatcttttacaaactctcatacatcttgggagcctagaagaaccttcatttggatgcaccatatgtcataattttcttttgtcaatctggggatctAGAGTTGGATGACACTTGAGAAAGAAatcatagcttaacctatgctctatttgctctgatatcaaatagaggaagagtatgacaagcttcaatcttctatatttctctcaaaaaacacttttacaatttcagaaactctattaccCTCATGACCTAACATATggagtttatatagtccccaaagatacattatattaattatattcaagatgaatcattctctttcaaaaaccctttcaagaaccaataaccaatttgacttatccttctatagacctttaatccattttttttcttgatgtaatgattctcccacttgatgcaatgaacctttttatgacacttgaacaaaTTTAATTCCAACAACAAGTAAGTAACATCAAGATTGGCACCTCTGCTATGTTGCTGGTTGATCGATTGATGCTAGATTTCCAGCGTCTCTCTGGGCTTTTGCATGCATAACGATTATGTGAATTGCTCCTGGTGAGAAACAGTAGTGTTCATCTTGATGTTATCATTAGCTGAAACCTATGCTGCATATGAATCGAATGTTGTCGCTGCTGTTGCTGTAAATCTTTGATTCGACGTGATGCGCATTCGAAAGGACCATAAATTTTCGATACAAGGAAACCACTTAATTGATATTTTCTATGCTGAGCTGCTAAGAACTTTTGACATGAACAGCAGCAAAGAGTCTAAAAATACTGGCAAGTAACATTAGCTTAGCTTTGATAGTAGTACAGTGATGGTGATCTGGGGTTTATTTGATGTTGCAGGTTTGAGCGTTCTACAAGTCTGAATCTGAAGTTTTGGATATTCCAGTAGCTCAgcttttgtctctctctctctctctctctctctctctctactcttcAACGGAAGTATGTAGCTTTTGATTCGATGGACACGTTGAGTATTCCTCATCGTGGAGATCATCTTTCAACACCTCTTTGGTTGGTGTTTGTTCTAAGATATTGTTTTCAGCTATGTATTCTTTAGTTAACACTCGATCATAAGCAGCTACTTGTGATTTATGGAACCTCAAAGCATCGATGCATTGAAGCCTCGGTTATATAGTTTGATTAAGCTTGTAATTCGCGCTGAGCGTATACAAGTTCAGGGACTCCTTCGGTTGGCTGCTGCTGGTTTCATATTCAATTTTTTATGCATAGGACTCGCTTTGtacttgattatatatatatatatatatatatatatatatatatatatatatatatatatatatatatatatatatatatatttgttatcaATAATATTTGTGGACAGCCAAAGGAAAATATATCAGTTAGGATTTATGCAATCATTCAAATGCCATATCCATGAATTTTGTATTCAATATAATTGACGCAGAGCAAGATACTGATGATGATGGATGGATTAGTCCTCCCAATGATGATAACAACTATCTTGGAAACTGAGACTTCAAAAAAGATCATATTCATTTAATTCACACTTGATAGAGAAAGTAATAATGTAGTCACTGCTTACTTATCCGGTGGTCGACCGTCACTTGTGCAGTGACGTGCGTGTAAGAACTTGTGCCCTCTTATGTAATCATCGACAAGAGCATCATCCTTCTTTTTTAATCTTCAACAATAAGGctcattttttctttctttcctttttacgagTCATCTATCGTAAGCAATCTTCTTTCTTCAAGAAGATTGATACGTTCAACAGTAGAGGACATTAATCCCAGACAGCATGATTTAGTTCCTCTTTTTTATCTTTCCGAACACCTGACATGATGAACCTTCTCCTACTTATCCCATACGGGCTTCGGCCTTCGACATAAATAAGCTCTTGAACAATGTAGGGAGCTCTTTGTCCAACCATCAATCGCACTTCGTCGGTCGATCAGATATGAAACCCAATCCCAAAACCTAATGGGGGCAAGTATCTCTACTATTTTCACTCCCCAACTGAGTTTGCCCTCAAAGGAGTCAAGTCGGAAATAAACCCAAATTTTGATCACTTGTGCAAGGATCCCGATGAGGCTAAAGTGCACTTTGAaacgataccaaatttatctttgaCGAACAGGCAACATCTTGGGATTGTATTAATCGTTGGATCCGCTCCCTACTCAAATATCTTCCGGTGACCCCCCAATGAGCTTGTGTCTTTCCGAACTAAACCAAGCCATGACAACTCTACAGTCAATGACATCAAGACAATAATACCACCAAATATAACTCAACTCAAACCAAGAGGCACTCCCTTAATCCATACTTTCGACATTCCAAACGCTTACGTGTATGGCCTCACCAATGTGTAAGCCAATGGTCTCTCTACGTAGAAAGTCCAATAATTATTTATTCAAACACCATTATAATCTGTGCCATAAGAGAGATCCAAATTGTCATAGGCCTTGGCGTGGATCTTTGCATGTAACAGTGCAACTCTGTGGAAGCAACTGCTAAGATAGATTAAGATAAATTAAGATCTGCATATAACGTGGATCTGTAGCTGGCGGTTAAGATAGATCTCGTAACGCTACATGCAACTGCTACGTGAACATCTTATTCCTTTTCTAGGGTTTCATTATGAATTAGAATCAAATCTTATCTACTGCTACAGTTGAGATAGATTAAGATAAACTTCGCTTTTATCCAAAGCTAAACAGAGTTCTTCACAATCTTCCTTCTCACCCTCCCTTGCTATATGAATCACTCGAAGCATTTCTCCCTTCtcatctcttccttcttctttcctGTGCAAGGAATTAAGATCCATGGCTCCTTGTTCTCTTCTGTccatccttctcttcctctcagTGGCCGCAACGATCGCCGCTGTCTCTTACGCTGACGACTTCCCGCCCCCCTACGACTTCACGCATGTCTGCGACCCCGACCGCTACAAGAAGCTCAACCTCAGCGTTGCCAAGTTCGCCTTCTGCGACAAGTCGCTGCCTTACCGTGCCAGGGCGAAGAACCTGGTCGACAGCCTGACGCTCCAAGAGAAGGTGACGCTTCTGGGGAACCAGAACGCCGCCGTGCAGCGCCTCGGGCTCCCCCGCTACAACTGGTGGTCCGAGGCGCTTCACGGCGTCTCGAACTTCGGCGGGGGCTCCAGGTTCGGCAAGAACGTCCCCGGCGCCACCAGCTTCCCACTTCCGATCACGTCCGCCGCCGCATTCAACGAACAACTGTGGAAAGCTATTGGTCAGGTACGAACACGAAAGATAGTGTCACTGACATCAATCGAACATGATGAGGAAAGCACGTAGCAAGCTACAGGACAATGCATGTTATCTTGCAGACTATTTCCACGGAGGGTCGAGCCATGCACAACGTAGGGATGGCAGGGTTGACCTTTTGGAGCCCTAACATCAACGTCGTCAGGGATCCGAGATGGGGAAGAATCTTAGAAACACCTGGTGAGGATCCATTCGTCGTCGGGCGTTACGCTGTAAACTTCGTGCGCGGCATGCAAGATGTGGTTGGCCAGGAAACTGCCGAGGATCCCAACACCAGGCCTCTCAAAGTCTCCGCCTGCTGCAAACACTACGCTGCTTACGATCTCGACAACTGGGCTACTACCGGCAGTGCTGTGATCGATCGCATCCATTTCAATGCCAATGTAAGCTTCGTCGTACCACTTAAATTCGGTAGTTATATTTACTTTCTTCATTTATGTGATCATTGATCATATGAAGGTAACTGAGCAAGATATGGTGGAGACGTTCCTTCGCCCATTCGAGATGTGCGTTAAGGAGGGCGATGTTAGCAGTGTGATGTGCTCATACAATCAAGTCAATGCCATTCCGACTTGTGTCGACGCAAGGCTGTTGAGGGGAACCATTAGAAACGACTGGGAACTTCACGGGTATTCTTTACATAAAGATTAGTGTTTCTCTACATTTAGTTGTTTAATATGATCTTCATTTTTCTTCAGGTACATAGTTTCTGACTGTGATTCGATTGATGTGCTTCTCAACACTCAAAAGTTCTTAGACGACACACCGGAGGATGCTGTTGCCCAAGTCCTCAGAGCAGGTAAATCCTCTGAAAGAAGAAGCCATATCTGATCATTTTGGTATAAATGGACGCATATTTTGTTAATGCAGGATTGGATTTGGATTGTGGTGATACTTACACCAAGTATCTCGAGTCAGCTACGTTCAGAGGACTGGTCAAAGAAAGCGAACTTGATCAGGCTTTGATCAATAACTACGTTGTCCTCTTGAGGCTTGGATTCTTTGATGGCCAACCTGCGTATGATAAGTTGACTGTCTCTGATGTCTGCTCGAAGCAGCATCTCGATTTGGCGACCGAGGCAGCTCGGCAAGGGATCGTTTTGCTTAAGAATTCCAATGGTTCTCTGCCTCTGAGCACCAAGAGGCACAAGAACATCGCCGTTGTCGGGCCCAACTCTGCAGACAACTCTGTTCAGATTGGGAACTACGCAGGTTCTTCTGCTTCGCTTTGATCTGCTCCTTAACGTGTAAAAGCCGCAGCTAATTGATGGCCTCGTTGTGTTGTCTTTTTTTAAGGCGTTCCATGCAAGTATGTCACAGCTGTCGACGGCCTCCGAAGGTATGCCAACGTCGATCACAAGATCGGCTGCGCCGACGTCCGCTGCCAGAATGAGACCTTCGTATTCCCTGCGGTGAGGAGTGCGAGGAACGCAGACGCTACCGTCATCGTTGCAGGCCTTAACCTTGACATCGAGAGAGAAGACCACGATCGAACCGACCTCGAGTTGCCTGGCTACCAAAACCAGCTTATCAGACAAGTTGCAGATGCCTCGAAGGGCCCTGTTGTTCTCGTCATCTTCTCGGCCGGCGGCGTCAACGTTACCGAGTTCGATGTCTCTGACAAGATCAGCGCCATCGTGTGGGCTGGTTATCCCGGCGAGAAAGGCGGTGATGCCTTAGCCGATGTGCTCTACGGATCATACAATCCTGGTAGGATTCAGTATGCTGTTTTCTATCACACCTTGAGCATAGGAACTCATATATTTGCATTGATACAGGGGGAAGGCTTCCGCTGACATGGTACACGCCGGAATACCTGCTCCAGCTGCCGATGACGTCGATGAAGCTTCGCCCGGTCGACGAACTTGGCTACCCCGGAAGGACCTACAAGTTCTACAACGGCACCACTATATACCCATTCGGATACGGCCTGAGCTACACCACTTTCAGCTACTCCGTGGTCTCAACCCAGAGGTACGTCGACAAGAAGCTGGCGCCCAACAGCCACTGCACGCTGCTTCGCTACAACCAGTCGGCCTACGTGCCGCCTTGCCATGCCGCTCGCGTCGACGACCTCGACTGCGCCGACGACATCAGCGTGACCGTCGAGGTGAAGAACACGGGAAGCTTGGACGGCTCCGACGCCGTGATCCTGTACTCGCAGGCCCCGGACGGCATCCTCGGCGCTCCGATCAAGCAGGTGGTGGGCTTCCAAAGAGTGTTGGTGGAAGCCGGGAAGAGCAGCAACGTGACCTTTAGTCTTAGCTCGTGCAAGAGCTTGAGCATCGTGACGGACTCGGCTTACGTTGCGGTGCCGTCGGGGCGTCACACCTTCATCGTCGGCAGCGGTGACAACGCCGTTCCATTTGCTTTCCAGGTTTACTTGAGGGATTAGGGTTGGAAGGGAATGTTGGCGTGTGGTGTTTAGGCTGTCGGTGGGTAGTCATATTTCAACTCTTGGTTGAATGGTGGAACATCGGTTGATGTTCAAATAAGGAGAGAGCAAAACGTGAGGAACATTACATTTGTCAAGGATTTAAATATATTTGAGCTATTATTTATGTTTCTTTGCAATTTATTGTTCATAGGCCATCTACTAAACAAAGACGATTCAagaaatccatatatatatatatatatatatatatatatatatatatatatatatatatatatatattgttgagatACAAAGGTGAGATCATTAGGTTATGCTACTTGTGTTTTCAGTATATTTCTTTAGAAAATGAGGTGCATAATCTTTAGAACATCTTGCTAATGCATGATCGTTAATAGTTTCACTCAGATATGCACACTTTGCACTTGTATTCTAATCACATAGTCAACAATATTTCAATTCTGAGATCTTAACATTCCAATTAGTGATAGATATCGGATGAATTGATGAAACTTCAATTAGTTCTTTGTTGTTTTTCTTTCTTACTCGCATCATCCGAAAATGATTACATTTCCATGTATGTTAaccatgtaaaaagaaaaaacaaaaagaaatacaaTTTTCTTATAAAAAGGTTTGTTGAGAGATAAGGtatttaaagtaaaaaaaaaaaaaaaacctaaaaaatCAACAACCAAGGAAAACAAAAAACAGAAGCGATAGaaaaaactaaaatttttacTATACGGAAAAAAACTAAATATAAGAATTATTCTCTCTTGAGTTATAAGCCAAACCTTT is from Musa acuminata AAA Group cultivar baxijiao chromosome BXJ1-6, Cavendish_Baxijiao_AAA, whole genome shotgun sequence and encodes:
- the LOC103974049 gene encoding probable beta-D-xylosidase 2 produces the protein MAPCSLLSILLFLSVAATIAAVSYADDFPPPYDFTHVCDPDRYKKLNLSVAKFAFCDKSLPYRARAKNLVDSLTLQEKVTLLGNQNAAVQRLGLPRYNWWSEALHGVSNFGGGSRFGKNVPGATSFPLPITSAAAFNEQLWKAIGQTISTEGRAMHNVGMAGLTFWSPNINVVRDPRWGRILETPGEDPFVVGRYAVNFVRGMQDVVGQETAEDPNTRPLKVSACCKHYAAYDLDNWATTGSAVIDRIHFNANVTEQDMVETFLRPFEMCVKEGDVSSVMCSYNQVNAIPTCVDARLLRGTIRNDWELHGYIVSDCDSIDVLLNTQKFLDDTPEDAVAQVLRAGLDLDCGDTYTKYLESATFRGLVKESELDQALINNYVVLLRLGFFDGQPAYDKLTVSDVCSKQHLDLATEAARQGIVLLKNSNGSLPLSTKRHKNIAVVGPNSADNSVQIGNYAGVPCKYVTAVDGLRRYANVDHKIGCADVRCQNETFVFPAVRSARNADATVIVAGLNLDIEREDHDRTDLELPGYQNQLIRQVADASKGPVVLVIFSAGGVNVTEFDVSDKISAIVWAGYPGEKGGDALADVLYGSYNPGGRLPLTWYTPEYLLQLPMTSMKLRPVDELGYPGRTYKFYNGTTIYPFGYGLSYTTFSYSVVSTQRYVDKKLAPNSHCTLLRYNQSAYVPPCHAARVDDLDCADDISVTVEVKNTGSLDGSDAVILYSQAPDGILGAPIKQVVGFQRVLVEAGKSSNVTFSLSSCKSLSIVTDSAYVAVPSGRHTFIVGSGDNAVPFAFQVYLRD